A stretch of Lutra lutra chromosome 9, mLutLut1.2, whole genome shotgun sequence DNA encodes these proteins:
- the OTOR gene encoding otoraplin, whose protein sequence is MARLLLFSLPGLVAICAVHGIFMDRLASKKLCADDECVYTISLAQAREDYNAPDCRFINVKKGQQIYIYSKLVQENGAGEFWAGSVYGDDHKDEMGTLGYFPSSLVEEQHVYQEATKEVPTTDIDFFCE, encoded by the exons ATGGCCAGGCTATTATTATTTTCCCTCCCAGGTCTTGTGGCCATATGTGCCGTGCATGGAATATTTATGGACAGACTTGCTTCCAAGAAACTGTGTGCAGATGACGAGTGCGTGT acaCTATTTCTCTGGCCCAAGCTCGAGAAGATTACAATGCCCCAGACTGCAGGTTCATTAATGTTAAAAAAGGACAGCAGATTTACATTTACTCAAAGCTGGTGCAAGAAAATGGAGCTGGAGAATTCTGGGCTGGCAGT GTTTATGGAGATGACCATAAGGATGAGATGGGCACCCTGGGCTATTTCCCCAGCAGCTTGGTCGAGGAGCAACACGTGTACCAAGAAGCCACCAAGGAAGTCCCCACCACG gATATTGACTTCTTCTGTGAGTAA
- the SNRPB2 gene encoding U2 small nuclear ribonucleoprotein B'', with translation MDIRPNHTIYINNMNDKIKKEELKRSLYALFSQFGHVVDIVALKTMKMRGQAFVIFKELGSSTNALRQLQGFPFYGKPMRIQYAKTDSDIISKMRGTFADKEKKKEKKKAKTVEQTATTANKKPGQGAPNAANTQGNSTPNPQVPDYPPNYILFLNNLPEETNEMMLSMLFNQFPGFKEVRLVPGRHDIAFVEFENDGQAGAARDALQGFKITPSHAMKITYAKK, from the exons ATGGATATCAGACCAAATCATACAATTTACATCAACAATATGAAcgacaaaattaaaaaagaag AGTTGAAGAGATCCCTGTATGCCCTGTTTTCTCAGTTTGGCCACGTTGTAGATATTGTAGCTTTAAAGACGATGAAGATGAGGGGGCAagcctttgttatttttaaggaacTGGGCTCATCCACAAATGCCTTGAGACAGTTACAAGGATTTCCATTTTATGGTAAACCAATG CGAATCCAGTATGCAAAAACAGATTCTGATATAATATCTAAAATGCGTGGCACTTTTgctgacaaagaaaagaagaaggaaaagaaaaaagcaaaaactgtgGAACAGACTGCAACCACTGCAAACAAAAAGCCTGGTCAG gGAGCACCAAATGCAGCAAATACCCAAGGAAATTCAACACCAAATCCTCAG gTCCCTGATTACCCTCCAAACTATATTTTATTCCTCAATAATTTACCAGAAGAGACTAATGAGATGATGTTATCCATGCTGTTTAATCA GTTTCCTGGCTTCAAGGAAGTACGTTTGGTACCTGGGAGGCATGACAttgcttttgttgaatttgaaaATGACGGACAGGCTGGAGCTGCCAGGGATGCTTTACAGGGATTTAAAATCACACCGTCCCACGCCATGAAGATCACCTATGCCAAGAAATAA